The Pelosinus sp. IPA-1 genome contains a region encoding:
- the citD gene encoding citrate lyase acyl carrier protein, whose translation MLKIIQSSQAGTVESNDILIILNPAEADSGIKIDLTSPVLQKYGRQIKNVIQEVLNGQGIVDAEVSANDRGALDCTVRARMMTAIDRALLKEEAKG comes from the coding sequence ATGCTGAAAATAATACAATCTAGTCAAGCTGGCACAGTTGAGTCAAATGATATCTTAATTATTCTTAATCCTGCTGAAGCAGACAGTGGAATTAAGATTGATTTGACAAGCCCGGTATTGCAAAAATATGGTCGTCAAATAAAGAATGTCATTCAGGAAGTTTTAAATGGACAAGGAATTGTAGATGCCGAGGTGTCAGCAAATGATCGGGGGGCATTGGATTGTACTGTTCGAGCTCGTATGATGACAGCAATTGATAGGGCACTACTCAAAGAGGAGGCAAAAGGATGA
- a CDS encoding LysR family transcriptional regulator — MDNKDWLMLRTISEEKNITKAAERLYISQPALSYRLKNLEKEFGAKIVLRNTTGVAFTHQGEYLLDYALKMLSQLTITKERIQNMKNKIQGTLRIGTSAIFAHYELPSILKGFLECYPDVDISLKTGLSSQINKMLQKDEFTVAILRGDHFWPEEKHMLQEEHICLTSRSEINFDDLPQLPRINYGTDSSLHEMLENWWHEIFPCPPNITMEVDSMDTCRQMVLHGLGWAILPFIGLKEHDSLYTQKLHWRDGTPVLRRTWMLYRNSSLELSAVHAFIDYIKKYYDMKNSAQLYQGKSPI; from the coding sequence GTGGACAATAAAGATTGGCTAATGCTAAGAACTATTTCAGAAGAAAAAAATATCACTAAAGCCGCTGAACGTCTATACATCTCACAGCCTGCCCTTAGCTACCGGCTCAAAAATCTTGAAAAGGAATTCGGAGCTAAAATCGTATTGCGCAACACTACAGGAGTTGCATTTACTCATCAAGGCGAATATCTATTGGACTATGCACTGAAAATGCTATCGCAATTGACAATAACCAAAGAACGAATTCAGAATATGAAAAATAAAATACAAGGAACATTACGTATCGGAACTTCTGCTATCTTTGCCCACTATGAACTTCCCTCGATATTAAAAGGATTCCTTGAATGCTATCCAGATGTGGATATATCCCTAAAAACTGGTTTAAGTTCTCAAATTAATAAAATGTTGCAAAAAGATGAATTTACTGTAGCAATATTACGTGGAGACCATTTCTGGCCAGAAGAAAAACACATGCTACAGGAAGAGCATATTTGCCTTACCTCACGGAGTGAGATAAATTTTGACGATTTACCTCAACTTCCCCGAATTAATTACGGGACAGACTCCTCTTTACACGAAATGCTAGAAAATTGGTGGCATGAAATCTTTCCCTGTCCTCCCAATATAACGATGGAGGTTGATAGTATGGATACTTGTCGGCAAATGGTTCTCCATGGCCTTGGGTGGGCAATCTTACCCTTTATTGGATTAAAAGAACATGACTCCCTCTACACCCAAAAGTTGCACTGGCGCGATGGTACGCCGGTTTTACGACGAACATGGATGTTATATCGGAATTCATCACTAGAACTATCAGCAGTACATGCTTTTATAGACTATATAAAAAAATATTATGACATGAAAAATTCGGCTCAATTATATCAAGGCAAATCACCTATTTGA
- the citF gene encoding citrate lyase subunit alpha — MINAIGREIPENIAGIKNIKPYGGPFEYVPTGRLTGPNIILNRPRSEKVLKSIEQAIDATGLKDGMTISFHHHFRNGDYVLNMVVAAIAKKGIKGLTLAPSSLNNINEEIIPYIEQGVITAVETSGARGKMGKLLTSGKMAKTTIIRSHGGRARAIESGELRIDVAFIGAPACDTYGNINGVEGKSACGSLGYAMVDAAYADKVVAITDHLVPYPLFPVSIPQTQVDYIVEVEAIGDPKGIASGALRISKDPRELLIAQYATTAIEYSGYFKQDYSIQLGSGGASLAAAQFLKAKMKQQGITASFGLGGVTAPFIEMLDEGLIKAIYDVQDFDIPSIQSMKKNANHQEMSASFYANPHNRGPIVNQLDVVILSATEVDVDFNVNVITDSNGVIMGAVGGHQDTAAGAALSIVVAPLLRGRLPMVIDQVHTVCTPGETVDIIVTERGVAVNPRRKDLRDNLREANIPVMDIEELRDLAYEFAGKPDPILVSDEVAAVVEYRDGTLIDVIRRPLQL; from the coding sequence GTGATCAATGCAATCGGTAGAGAAATACCAGAAAACATAGCGGGAATAAAAAATATAAAACCCTATGGTGGTCCTTTTGAGTATGTACCGACAGGACGATTGACGGGTCCTAACATTATTTTGAATAGACCTCGTTCGGAGAAAGTTCTCAAGTCAATTGAACAGGCGATTGATGCAACCGGCTTAAAAGATGGTATGACGATTTCCTTTCACCATCATTTTCGTAATGGAGACTATGTTCTCAATATGGTGGTTGCTGCTATTGCCAAGAAAGGTATAAAAGGTTTAACGTTAGCTCCTAGTTCATTGAATAATATTAATGAGGAGATTATTCCCTATATTGAGCAAGGGGTTATTACTGCAGTTGAAACTAGTGGTGCTAGGGGAAAAATGGGCAAGCTTCTGACTAGTGGGAAAATGGCAAAGACAACTATTATTCGTTCCCATGGTGGAAGGGCTAGAGCCATTGAATCCGGTGAACTTCGAATTGATGTGGCTTTTATTGGAGCACCAGCTTGCGATACCTATGGCAATATCAATGGTGTAGAAGGAAAATCAGCATGTGGTTCTCTTGGCTATGCTATGGTAGATGCGGCTTATGCGGATAAAGTTGTTGCCATTACCGATCATTTAGTACCGTATCCTCTCTTTCCTGTTAGTATTCCTCAAACTCAGGTTGATTATATTGTGGAAGTGGAAGCGATTGGCGATCCCAAAGGCATTGCATCAGGTGCACTTAGGATTAGTAAAGACCCAAGGGAATTATTAATTGCTCAATATGCTACAACAGCTATCGAATATTCCGGATATTTTAAACAAGACTACTCCATTCAGTTGGGGAGTGGTGGAGCATCTTTGGCAGCAGCTCAATTTCTGAAAGCAAAGATGAAACAACAAGGTATTACGGCGAGTTTTGGCTTAGGCGGCGTAACAGCGCCTTTTATTGAAATGTTGGATGAAGGATTAATTAAGGCTATTTATGATGTACAGGATTTTGATATTCCATCCATACAATCGATGAAGAAAAATGCGAACCATCAGGAAATGTCAGCCTCTTTTTATGCTAATCCACATAATCGAGGACCGATTGTTAATCAGCTTGATGTGGTTATTTTGAGTGCCACAGAAGTAGATGTAGATTTTAATGTCAACGTAATCACTGATTCAAATGGTGTAATTATGGGGGCTGTAGGCGGGCATCAGGATACGGCGGCAGGTGCTGCTTTATCAATTGTGGTAGCACCACTCTTACGTGGCCGTTTGCCGATGGTTATTGATCAGGTGCATACCGTTTGTACACCGGGAGAGACAGTGGATATTATTGTTACTGAGCGGGGAGTGGCTGTAAATCCTCGGCGTAAAGACTTGCGAGATAATTTAAGAGAGGCGAATATTCCAGTAATGGATATTGAAGAGTTAAGAGACCTTGCCTATGAATTTGCTGGCAAGCCTGACCCTATTCTGGTAAGTGATGAAGTTGCTGCTGTTGTCGAATATCGTGATGGCACATTGATTGACGTCATTCGTAGACCTTTGCAACTATAA
- a CDS encoding aldehyde dehydrogenase family protein, which yields MKEYGLFINGKWIVTEEKIGVTNKATGSNHAFISVAGKKEVKEAVDAAETAFKTVKMEPYQRYEILMKASQILMDNQRKMAEFLSEEVGKPIKEAMAEVARAKQTLILSAEEAKRMTGEMVPLEGAPGCGNRLAFTMRMPVGIVCAITPFNFPLNLACHKIGPALAAGNSVVYKPATVTPLSAVFLCEIFAEAGLPGGYLNLLTGSGSKLGKFLTEEERIGFYSFTGSPVVGKQLLENAGFRRVALELGSNSANIVHHDADSKVTAELCVKHAFANAGQVCISCQRVYVHRTIYNEFCSQAVAYTQNFVMGNPLDPKTDIGPMISESEAARAEEWVKEAVAQGAKILAGGKRRGAWFEPTILTDVQHDMKIVSMEAFAPVFSIIPYDTIEEAIALVNDSIYGLQAGVFTNSLEIARLCAMKIETGGVIINDGATFRTDNMPYGGIKESGIGKEGPQYAVKEMTEEKLIVFKF from the coding sequence GTGAAAGAATATGGTTTATTTATTAATGGAAAGTGGATTGTAACAGAAGAAAAAATTGGTGTAACAAATAAGGCAACAGGCAGTAATCATGCCTTTATTTCTGTAGCGGGCAAAAAAGAGGTAAAAGAGGCGGTAGATGCTGCCGAAACTGCATTTAAAACAGTAAAAATGGAGCCTTATCAACGTTACGAAATATTGATGAAGGCCAGTCAAATACTGATGGATAATCAAAGGAAAATGGCAGAGTTCCTGTCTGAAGAGGTGGGAAAGCCAATAAAGGAAGCAATGGCTGAAGTAGCACGGGCAAAGCAGACACTAATTCTTTCTGCTGAAGAAGCAAAGCGGATGACTGGCGAAATGGTTCCTCTTGAAGGAGCACCAGGTTGTGGCAACCGTTTGGCTTTTACCATGCGAATGCCTGTGGGGATTGTTTGCGCTATTACTCCATTTAATTTTCCTCTTAACTTAGCATGTCATAAAATTGGTCCTGCTCTTGCTGCGGGAAATTCTGTGGTGTACAAGCCAGCGACCGTCACTCCCTTATCCGCAGTATTTCTATGTGAGATTTTTGCAGAGGCAGGATTGCCTGGAGGTTACTTAAATTTACTGACAGGATCAGGTTCTAAATTGGGAAAATTTCTGACAGAAGAGGAACGGATTGGATTTTACAGTTTTACAGGCAGTCCAGTTGTTGGTAAACAGTTACTGGAAAATGCAGGGTTTCGACGGGTGGCTCTTGAATTAGGATCAAACTCAGCAAATATTGTACATCATGATGCAGATAGTAAGGTAACGGCAGAATTGTGCGTCAAACATGCGTTTGCGAATGCTGGGCAGGTTTGCATATCTTGCCAGCGGGTGTATGTACACCGTACTATTTACAATGAATTTTGTAGTCAAGCAGTGGCCTATACACAAAACTTCGTAATGGGTAATCCTCTTGATCCTAAAACTGACATTGGACCTATGATTAGTGAGTCTGAAGCTGCAAGAGCAGAAGAGTGGGTAAAAGAAGCTGTTGCCCAAGGGGCCAAAATCTTGGCAGGTGGTAAACGTCGTGGAGCTTGGTTTGAACCCACGATTCTCACAGATGTACAGCATGATATGAAAATCGTATCCATGGAAGCCTTTGCTCCTGTTTTTTCTATAATACCTTATGATACGATTGAAGAAGCCATCGCCTTGGTTAATGACTCAATCTATGGGCTACAAGCCGGTGTATTTACTAATTCTTTGGAGATTGCTAGGTTATGTGCTATGAAAATTGAAACTGGCGGCGTGATTATCAATGATGGTGCAACTTTCAGAACTGATAACATGCCTTATGGCGGTATTAAGGAAAGTGGCATTGGCAAAGAGGGTCCACAGTATGCTGTTAAAGAGATGACAGAAGAAAAATTGATCGTGTTTAAATTTTAA
- a CDS encoding aldolase/citrate lyase family protein: protein MKLRRTMMFVPGNNPGMLINAGIYGADTIIFDLEDSVAISEKDAARHLVYNAMKAIKYPCEVAVRINHISTPFGYKDLEVILAVKPDLIRLPKSETAADIQEIDAIITAAEIKHGFVPGSIKMMAAIETAKGIRNAFEIATASPRMVAIAIGGEDFLADLQTSRTKDGKEFHSARGQLILAAREAGIHAIDTVFGDVNNEEDFIAETTRIKEMGFDGKSVVNPRQINITHQIFMPTTKEIDHAERVIAAYKESLARKSGVVSLNGKMIDVPVVKRAERTLAYANAAGKNNGRVKL from the coding sequence ATGAAACTACGCAGAACAATGATGTTTGTACCTGGCAATAATCCAGGCATGTTAATAAATGCTGGTATTTATGGCGCGGATACTATTATCTTTGATTTAGAAGATTCGGTAGCAATCAGTGAAAAGGATGCTGCTCGTCATTTGGTATATAACGCGATGAAAGCCATTAAATATCCTTGTGAAGTAGCAGTACGAATTAACCATATTAGTACTCCTTTTGGCTATAAGGATTTAGAAGTTATTTTAGCAGTAAAACCTGACTTAATTCGCCTACCTAAGTCTGAGACAGCTGCAGATATACAAGAAATAGATGCTATCATTACTGCTGCAGAGATAAAACATGGATTTGTGCCTGGTAGTATAAAAATGATGGCAGCCATTGAGACGGCTAAAGGTATACGTAATGCTTTTGAAATTGCTACTGCAAGCCCACGTATGGTGGCAATTGCAATCGGTGGAGAAGACTTCTTAGCAGATTTACAAACTTCTCGGACAAAAGATGGTAAAGAGTTTCATTCGGCTAGAGGACAGTTGATTTTGGCGGCGCGAGAAGCTGGAATTCATGCCATTGATACGGTATTTGGTGATGTGAATAATGAGGAAGATTTTATTGCCGAAACTACTCGTATTAAGGAAATGGGATTTGACGGAAAATCTGTGGTCAATCCACGTCAAATTAATATTACCCACCAAATCTTTATGCCTACTACGAAGGAAATCGATCATGCGGAAAGAGTGATTGCAGCATATAAGGAGTCTTTGGCTCGCAAATCAGGTGTAGTGTCATTAAACGGTAAGATGATAGATGTTCCAGTTGTAAAGAGGGCAGAAAGAACTCTTGCTTATGCGAATGCTGCTGGCAAGAACAACGGGAGGGTGAAATTGTGA
- a CDS encoding alpha/beta hydrolase translates to MKKNRTSDFFTIVSVFAFFVCILIQAVIPSFAASSPATNEEIFLWPGVAPGSEGLNLSEIVKDESEDPKIQSRGITKIGKPSITVFMPEQKNGIAALIVPGGGYTQNVFDKEGTDIAKWLNNMGIAAFVLKSRLPGEGHADARHVPLQDSQRALRIIRSNAAQWGLNSQKVGVVGLSSGGHLASMLGTNYDKKVYVPVDLIDEESARPDFMVLAYPPVSTNARIPQNGLEKTPLSPLAKQELYDEYPTDLQITKDTPRTFIVTADDDPKVPSENAVRFYMGLKKIGIPAELHIFMNGGHGFAIRNAKGAVAAWPELCREWMIEIGLFK, encoded by the coding sequence ATGAAAAAGAATAGAACTTCTGATTTTTTTACAATAGTAAGCGTATTTGCTTTTTTCGTCTGTATATTGATTCAGGCTGTTATTCCATCTTTTGCAGCAAGTTCACCAGCAACTAATGAAGAAATTTTTCTTTGGCCTGGCGTAGCACCTGGTTCAGAAGGATTGAATCTTTCTGAAATTGTGAAAGATGAAAGCGAAGACCCAAAGATACAAAGTCGTGGTATTACAAAAATAGGTAAACCATCTATTACTGTATTTATGCCTGAGCAAAAGAATGGTATTGCTGCATTAATTGTTCCAGGTGGCGGTTACACTCAAAATGTTTTTGACAAAGAAGGGACTGATATTGCCAAGTGGCTTAATAATATGGGGATTGCTGCCTTTGTTTTGAAATCACGTCTACCAGGAGAGGGGCATGCTGATGCAAGGCATGTTCCATTACAAGATAGCCAAAGGGCACTAAGGATCATACGTAGTAATGCTGCTCAGTGGGGGCTAAATTCACAGAAAGTTGGAGTTGTGGGGTTGTCTTCAGGCGGGCATCTTGCGTCTATGCTTGGCACAAACTACGATAAAAAAGTTTATGTTCCTGTTGACCTTATCGACGAGGAAAGTGCTAGACCAGATTTTATGGTACTTGCTTACCCTCCCGTTTCTACCAATGCAAGAATTCCTCAAAATGGACTGGAGAAAACTCCATTAAGTCCATTAGCCAAACAAGAGTTATACGACGAATATCCAACCGATTTGCAAATAACCAAAGATACACCAAGAACCTTTATTGTTACAGCTGATGATGATCCTAAAGTACCTAGTGAAAATGCAGTCCGCTTTTACATGGGGCTTAAGAAAATTGGAATCCCAGCAGAACTTCATATTTTTATGAATGGTGGTCATGGTTTTGCTATTCGCAATGCCAAAGGTGCAGTAGCAGCATGGCCGGAACTTTGCCGAGAATGGATGATTGAAATAGGTTTGTTTAAATAA
- a CDS encoding PucR family transcriptional regulator produces MISCREIVKLPSLSKLTIVAGKSGLDRLVRWVHFIDLPDVIPWVQGGELLIITGIGLNGDENKLKEIVQGIIKKKLAGLIVNVGPYIKKVPTEVISLADQAGFPIFELPWEVKLIEVTKEICGHIVMKQTEQRSVKDFLEQLLLCPLENPEVLIQRAAYYGYDLAKAHQVAIVSPTRLTEFLQGRKAKDEKALITLKLRFEQIIQEVLTIRGRKILQMLWADNVVLLMPYENESAGVQQNIDILTEVLEKIATKMPGLVVTAGLGGRFESLEAARQSYLQALKVLRFAELKTASKSIYAYEQLGVYKLLFEIEPEKLARYYQEVMEPLQTYDNKQQMDMVSTLFVYFEENCNAVKTAKRLFVHRNTLDYRLKKIEEITGRSLDDPYDRLTLQLGVIVGSEMFPNKLQK; encoded by the coding sequence ATGATCAGTTGTCGCGAAATTGTCAAATTGCCTTCTCTGAGCAAGCTTACTATTGTGGCTGGAAAGTCTGGTCTAGATCGATTGGTGCGGTGGGTGCATTTTATTGATTTACCGGACGTAATCCCATGGGTGCAAGGTGGAGAACTATTGATTATAACGGGTATCGGTTTAAACGGTGATGAAAATAAACTGAAAGAAATTGTTCAGGGAATTATAAAAAAGAAATTAGCTGGGCTGATTGTAAATGTCGGTCCTTATATTAAAAAAGTTCCCACGGAAGTTATTAGCTTAGCAGACCAGGCAGGTTTCCCTATTTTTGAACTTCCCTGGGAGGTCAAACTCATTGAGGTAACTAAAGAAATATGTGGCCATATTGTTATGAAGCAGACAGAACAACGCTCCGTAAAAGATTTCTTGGAGCAATTGCTGCTTTGTCCTTTGGAAAACCCTGAAGTCTTAATTCAACGAGCGGCTTACTATGGCTATGATTTGGCAAAGGCTCATCAGGTAGCTATTGTAAGTCCTACCCGCTTAACGGAATTTTTACAGGGACGAAAGGCAAAGGATGAAAAAGCCCTGATAACTCTTAAACTACGTTTTGAACAAATAATCCAAGAGGTTTTAACGATACGCGGTAGGAAAATTCTACAAATGTTGTGGGCAGATAATGTTGTATTATTAATGCCTTACGAAAATGAGAGCGCGGGAGTCCAACAAAACATAGATATCTTAACCGAAGTTTTGGAGAAGATTGCGACTAAAATGCCTGGTCTCGTAGTTACTGCAGGTTTAGGTGGCAGGTTTGAAAGTTTAGAGGCGGCTAGGCAAAGTTATCTTCAGGCCCTTAAAGTGCTACGTTTTGCTGAGTTAAAGACAGCCTCCAAATCCATATATGCGTATGAACAGTTGGGAGTATATAAGCTATTATTTGAGATTGAGCCTGAAAAGCTGGCAAGGTACTATCAAGAAGTAATGGAACCTCTCCAGACTTATGATAATAAGCAGCAAATGGATATGGTTTCTACCTTATTCGTGTATTTTGAAGAAAACTGTAATGCTGTAAAAACTGCCAAGCGTTTGTTTGTACACCGTAATACCCTTGACTATCGCTTAAAAAAGATTGAAGAAATAACCGGCAGAAGTTTGGATGATCCTTATGATCGTCTTACATTGCAGTTAGGGGTTATTGTTGGCAGTGAAATGTTTCCTAATAAATTGCAAAAATAA